TCTGATGTAATTTCAGTTAAATCAAAAGACAGATGATAATAGCCGACATAATGCTCATCGCCAAAAGCATCCGGGGCTGGTTTTGGTTCAGGAATTTGGATTAATTCAATTCTCCCAGACAATCCCTCCATCCAGCAAGCCAGGGTATAGCCTGTGGTGAAGCGTTCACAAATTGTAAAACCTAACTGTTCATAAAAAGCGATCGCTTGATGAATATTCGCAGTCCGAATTGAAGCGTGGTGCATAATTTAATCATTTGTCATTGGTCATAGGTCATTGGTCATTGGTCAATATGCTTTTTCCGTGACCAGATGACCAATAACTGTTGACTTTACTCAAATAATCGGAAATAGGGATAGCGTACAGGGACACCAGGCTCTTTTTCCAAATCAAAATTAATCACATCCCAACAAGGGTCTTCCGAAGCATCGGGACTAAAATCCACAGGTAAGCCGTATAATCGTGCAGAGGTAGCTTCCGGCTGTCCAGAACGCCAAGGAGTACTGCGTTCTAAATAACCACTCATCAATTCCTGATAACGTTTAGCAATAATTACCCGTGTTGCTCGGTAACCTTGAGTGTACAGCTTATCCAGTGCCTCGTGGATTTCAAAGCGAATCCCATCAGGATGGGTGTGCTGTCTATACCATTCATTATTCCAGCGTCGCCAATGACGACCCGACTGTAGATGAACTAACTCTCCAGTTTTAGGATTAGCCTCAAAAGCACCATGACGCGTACACAAATACGTATCTGTTAGTGTCAACGCCGGAATAGTCTGACGACAGTGGGGACACTGAATGTCAGAGCCAAATATGGGGTACTGCAAACCTGGATTCATCATGAAGTGCGTACAAACATAGTTTCGTCTTCACCAGCACCAGTGAGTTGGATATGACACTTCGGCTCCTCTATTTTAGAGGCTTGCTCGTTGCAGCAAAGAAACGGAGTTACAGCGCCAACAATTTTCACTAGCATCTGACTCAGTTTAGAGACATGAAACCGTGATATCCTGGTTGTGCAACCAGCCTCAAAGTTTAGCGTTTCTCCAGTGTTCCTGGGTACCATATTCATATTCTATCGTGTCTACAGCTTCTTACTGGCCATCTCCCGATTTTTCTCTCGCCGCCTTCATCGCAGCCAACGCTGTGGTTATCGGTTCGGTCAACATTCAAGCCGGAGCCAGCATTTGGTATGGTGCAGTAGTCAGGGGAGACGTGGAACGCATTGACATTGGCGAATGTACAAACATTCAGGATGGGGCCATTTTACATGGTGATCCAGGTTTACCAACAATTTTAGAAAATCATGTCACCGTAGGGCATCGCGCCGTGGTACATTCAGCCTACATTGAACATGGCTGTTTGATTGGCATTGGTGCAATTATTTTAGACGGCGTAAGAGTAGGTCATGGTAGCATTATTGGTGCTGGTGCAGTAGTCACTAAAAATATCCCCCCCCTGTCTCTAGTCGTCGGTGTTCCCGGTAAAGTATTGCGCCAAATTTCAGAAGACGAAGCAGCAGAACTAATCGAACACGCAGAGCGTTACAAAAACTTAGCCTTGGTTCATGCCGGAAAAGGAAATGATCTTGGCTTTTACCCAAAGAAATAGCTCAAAATATTGTAATATAACTATATATTGGTCAGGTCATACCAGACAATAAATTATTCTATTTTGTGGGATGGGCATCCTGCCCTTCCTTAGTGAGCAGTAATGCTTACAGTCAGCCTCAGCCAAAGCTCACATATTTTTTGCAGATAGGATGGGGAAAATTCACCAATTTATCTCAAAATAAACATGAGAGCAATTGATAAAACTTTAATTTTCGCTTAAAAGAGGGGTTCTAAAAATGGATATCGATTACCGTATTGCCGTCGTTATTGCACCAATTGCCATTGCTGCTAGTTGGGCTGCTTTTAACATTGGAGCCGCCGCTTTAAGACAAGTGCAAAACTTTTTAAACAAAGAAGCCTAAATTTCAGCAAAATTCTCCATAAAATCGGCTGTTTCCCTAATTCAGGGCAGTCGATTTTTTTAAATTCGGGTATCCCTCGCTGTTAATTACAGCAGTTTTCATGTATTTAGACCACACTCTTAATTCCTCTGGTGCGCCTTTGCGCCTCTGCGTGTTAGCGTAGCGGGGCGTAGCCCGACATAAAAATGTGGTTCATTTAGCTGAAAATCGCTGTAACTCCTTCTCTGAACTGTTTTGTCTGTCTTATCTGTTTGTGGATATTAATTCTTTACTCAAACCCTTTCAGCATTTCGGCGTTCATCTGGGACTGTCGCGCATTATCAAACTCTTGGCAAATCTGGGAAACCCTCACCACCAAGTCCCAGTAGTTCACGTTGGCGGTACTAACGGTAAAGGTTCGGTTTGTGCTTATATTTCCTCAGTATTGACTGAGGCTGGTTATCGTACAGGATGTTATACTTCTCCTCATTTAGTTGATTGGACTGAACGCATTTGCATCAATAAACAGCCAATTTCCTCTGAGGAATTTAGCCAATTAATATTACAAGTCCAA
The window above is part of the Nodularia spumigena CCY9414 genome. Proteins encoded here:
- a CDS encoding gamma carbonic anhydrase family protein — protein: MSTASYWPSPDFSLAAFIAANAVVIGSVNIQAGASIWYGAVVRGDVERIDIGECTNIQDGAILHGDPGLPTILENHVTVGHRAVVHSAYIEHGCLIGIGAIILDGVRVGHGSIIGAGAVVTKNIPPLSLVVGVPGKVLRQISEDEAAELIEHAERYKNLALVHAGKGNDLGFYPKK
- a CDS encoding TIGR02652 family protein; the protein is MMNPGLQYPIFGSDIQCPHCRQTIPALTLTDTYLCTRHGAFEANPKTGELVHLQSGRHWRRWNNEWYRQHTHPDGIRFEIHEALDKLYTQGYRATRVIIAKRYQELMSGYLERSTPWRSGQPEATSARLYGLPVDFSPDASEDPCWDVINFDLEKEPGVPVRYPYFRLFE
- a CDS encoding VOC family protein, with protein sequence MHHASIRTANIHQAIAFYEQLGFTICERFTTGYTLACWMEGLSGRIELIQIPEPKPAPDAFGDEHYVGYYHLSFDLTEITSDLPSWLTNLQLRVDEVADLPPLKILLAPTQQQIGDRIWEVAFIADTDGLPLEFIRCLA
- a CDS encoding photosystem II protein Y, which gives rise to MDIDYRIAVVIAPIAIAASWAAFNIGAAALRQVQNFLNKEA